The window CTCAGCCGTCTTCATCAGAGCCCGTTTCGCCGACTAGTAAAGAGATATGAAGGTGAAGAGTTCTCACTCGTCTTtcagaaataattaattaaatcctAAAATTCTCTCCAACTTTCTTAAACCATGTAGCTAGCTAGCGTATTTGATCATGTATCGTGGGAATCCGCATAGCTGCTGCGCTTAGTTAATTATTTCGGGGGTTGACTACACAGTAGTCTATTATAGTTAGTTTATTTTAGCTGTTATTTGACAGTAGTGATCTAGTTTTGTTTAAATAAGATTCCTGATAACCCTAGCTAGCTACTTTTGTTATACTTTCTTGCAGCAGCAGCAGAGAGTACTGAAAGTTGAGGCTGAATCTTCAGAAAAGTGTTTGGAAAAGATAAAAGGTGTCTTAGCAAAGCTTCGAGGTATGACTGATCCCTTGCTTAAAAATACAATCCCTGTATTCTGCTGTTATCATGCAATGGACATCTAATTAAGACCTCTCCCTCTGCTTTAATTGGCAACTTGATGTCTTATTGAAGAAACGAGTGACATCGACACATGGCGTGAAGAGACAGATGGGACGGTGATGGTCTGGGGTTACTCTGATCCTGAGAAGCTTAaaataaagttagaaaatgagGCCGGCGATGCGATCAAGTCAATTACAGACGACCCAACTAACAGCATTCACAGCAGCAGAGATGGGACGGTAATCTTCGAGTTAGAAAATGAGGATGTCTTGGGTCAACCGCAAGGGTTGCCTGAGAAGCGAGTTAACGAAGTTGCTGATAGTAGTCATGAAATTCTCTACCACAGTCAAAAAACAATTGAGTCCAGACAAAGCAGACCGTCGTATCGACGGTGGCTTCGCAGGTAACGGAGAAGttagaaataaactaaatatttaaaattgattttaacattaaaatttatttataaagtaatttatttataataatatttagtgGATTTATGGCCAACTAAACGAGTCAAGTTAGGTGAGTCAATTTCAAGTCTACTTAATAAGATACTTGAgttaaattgagtttaaaataattagatCATTGAAATGACTATTtaaatttggtt is drawn from Zingiber officinale cultivar Zhangliang chromosome 1B, Zo_v1.1, whole genome shotgun sequence and contains these coding sequences:
- the LOC121983255 gene encoding uncharacterized protein LOC121983255 isoform X2; protein product: MKQQRVLKVEAESSEKCLEKIKGVLAKLRETSDIDTWREETDGTVMVWGYSDPEKLKIKLENEAGDAIKSITDDPTNSIHSSRDGTVIFELENEDVLGQPQGLPEKRVNEVADSSHEILYHSQKTIESRQSRPSYRRWLRRHGEKAFSSRIPAILVADVSGFDYLSSESKSEPQKKSGCCCW
- the LOC121983255 gene encoding uncharacterized protein LOC121983255 isoform X1; its protein translation is MKQQQRVLKVEAESSEKCLEKIKGVLAKLRETSDIDTWREETDGTVMVWGYSDPEKLKIKLENEAGDAIKSITDDPTNSIHSSRDGTVIFELENEDVLGQPQGLPEKRVNEVADSSHEILYHSQKTIESRQSRPSYRRWLRRHGEKAFSSRIPAILVADVSGFDYLSSESKSEPQKKSGCCCW